The following are from one region of the Pocillopora verrucosa isolate sample1 chromosome 3, ASM3666991v2, whole genome shotgun sequence genome:
- the LOC131783905 gene encoding dermatan-sulfate epimerase-like protein codes for MSFSSRIVLTIVAIVSCEASANGLEQLHPFLFFNEKDIPSLHERARTTHSEISQRIYLASQEITKRPEYYLPPKDWESFSSAWNECYGNDLTALAFYCVLNPEDLKATELAILFMERLSNLPNWRVADSFRDDVPVAHSLTGMATAYDFLYSRLNDTQRTRFLQNITTVTEELYERSFKLWWGSSYLQNHVATNYMAIFNGALIVARHKLFEGEKWLSRAHLMLSRNLELFNFVVDGSTDEGVAYGTYTTRSLTQYVFLALRHLRVDFTHSPWLKEHATFLYHTVLPGFRETVGYGDSNRNWFYGPESQLVFLDNHVLRSGLGNWLARQIRQHKVQMAGVKVYSQSASHQKSMLHTEFLFYNPDIQERALPNPSMPRLHVFSDWGVVTYGGGLDISPGNHLGGHWGKKRAFLSLKCGVLHGRAINSLARGKRVRSWLRGRRSFNPGHEQPDQGSFVFAPNGVPFITETYYAYKYTFLNNALVFGPSQQSSCYKPFEGQIGECSKWINFQTMAAWRAQGDIISASSEDDMVFISGEMSGWYRQELGLLSVYRSLIMLNPSVLLVVDHIERKIGSQASVMSAFFHNVDHPFILNESMSKTPHATISIEGLLHRVYWSNLGTDQKSYASSTNYSSSFHSFRTHYLNITTPLNVRYTRTAYLFLGPGHRVDQLPRVVTGHDHGVKVSVIVNGVRYHVSIATKHNQPYSRYEFLEFGGYCKVEVSEKRSRTVRFGLDVMSSAEEEVLILTLSETNSHTTWNVLSSLFLPFIISFVLLYLYLQLRKKMFRQTLCDMFVICLGMSWLITIMAVHISFCVGEVCDLKIPNAIESSRESRVLSEVQEVPPFVLFTSLPLAGAEILRHMFKNSSNFFNVEVGRGAKFLDPCSTFHRFHHSSETLRDRKWFRGLAKDPKRVLPKLPHKLHKALPVVRLSDPAWGLKFSWLSKIVEERMRAIVVVRDPRGWVNAWLREIRVDTELRAAVHAAFDTVKNLKCSERNMSNFAPEFFEMQQALKDHSDKNDKNTLVQFLAHLWAAQTQAILRANAHFQMGGIRFVQLEDLVLKPRKTAEELSRFVGVPLSPATEHRLLTVVRTEQFGLGSSRELIGSRMVTAWEQELSAENIVRIEEICSEVMKKVRYDLPD; via the coding sequence ATGTCGTTCTCATCAAGAATTGTTCTAACAATTGTCGCTATTGTTTCTTGCGAAGCTTCCGCGAATGGCTTGGAACAGCTTCATCCATTCTTGTTTTTCAACGAGAAAGATATACCTAGTCTCCACGAACGCGCGCGAACTACTCACTCTGAAATATCTCAAAGGATCTACTTGGCCAGTCAAGAGATAACCAAAAGGCCTGAATATTATTTACCACCTAAAGATTGGGAAAGCTTCTCTAGTGCTTGGAACGAGTGTTATGGCAATGACCTTACTGCGTTAGCTTTCTATTGCGTTCTCAATCCAGAGGATCTCAAGGCGACAGAGCTTGCAATTCTGTTTATGGAGCGACTTTCCAATCTTCCCAACTGGCGCGTCGCCGATTCATTCCGTGACGATGTCCCCGTAGCCCACTCTTTAACCGGAATGGCGACCGCATATGACTTTCTGTACTCGCGTTTAAACGACACTCAAAGAACTAGGTTCTTACAGAATATAACGACAGTGACAGAGGAATTATACGAGAGATCTTTCAAGCTTTGGTGGGGGTCTTCTTATCTTCAAAATCACGTAGCCACAAACTATATGGCGATATTCAATGGCGCCTTGATTGTCGCCCGACACAAGTTGTTCGAGGGGGAGAAATGGTTGTCACGAGCTCACTTAATGTTAAGTAGAAACTTAGAGCTATTTAACTTCGTAGTGGACGGTTCCACTGACGAAGGAGTCGCCTATGGCACTTACACTACACGTTCACTAACGCAGTATGTGTTCCTTGCGTTACGCCACTTACGTGTAGACTTCACGCATTCCCCTTGGCTTAAAGAGCACGCGACGTTTCTTTACCATACGGTGCTCCCAGGGTTCAGAGAAACCGTTGGCTATGGCGACTCCAATCGGAACTGGTTTTACGGTCCAGAAAGCCAGCTAGTTTTCCTAGACAACCATGTTTTGAGAAGTGGCTTGGGAAATTGGCTGGCCAGACAGATTAGACAGCACAAGGTTCAAATGGCAGGAGTGAAAGTCTATAGTCAATCGGCGTCACACCAAAAAAGCATGCTCCACACAGAGTTCTTATTCTATAATCCTGACATTCAAGAGAGAGCACTACCCAACCCAAGCATGCCTCGACTCCACGTGTTCAGTGACTGGGGAGTGGTAACTTACGGGGGGGGATTGGACATATCTCCCGGTAATCATTTAGGCGGTCACTGGGGTAAGAAAAGAGCAtttctttccttgaaatgtGGGGTGCTTCACGGAAGAGCGATAAATTCTCTTGCCAGAGGAAAACGCGTTCGATCATGGCTACGAGGACGGAGAAGTTTTAACCCTGGCCATGAACAGCCGGACCAAGGATCATTTGTGTTTGCCCCAAATGGTGTACCTTTCATTACAGAGACCTATTACGCCTACAAGTACACTTTCCTTAATAATGCTCTAGTATTCGGTCCCTCTCAACAGTCATCTTGCTACAAACCCTTTGAGGGGCAGATAGGAGAATGCAGTAAGTGgattaattttcaaacaatGGCAGCCTGGAGGGCCCAAGGAGATATTATATCTGCGTCAAGCGAAGATGATATGGTTTTTATAAGCGGAGAGATGAGTGGGTGGTATCGACAAGAACTGGGCCTTCTTAGTGTATATCGTTCCTTGATTATGTTGAACCCAAGCGTGCTCCTCGTGGTCGATCATATCGAACGCAAAATAGGAAGTCAAGCATCTGTTATGAGCGCCTTCTTTCATAACGTGGATCATCCCTTCATACTCAATGAGAGCATGTCCAAAACACCCCATGCTACCATTTCCATAGAGGGACTTTTGCACAGAGTTTACTGGTCAAACTTAGGGACCGACCAGAAGAGTTATGCCAGTTCGACAAATTACTCGTCAAGCTTCCATTCCTTTCGAACACATTATCTAAATATAACAACGCCCTTGAACGTGCGATATACACGGACTGCGTACTTATTTCTCGGTCCTGGACATAGAGTAGACCAACTCCCACGAGTAGTAACTGGGCATGATCACGGAGTGAAGGTCTCAGTGATAGTGAATGGAGTTCGTTACCATGTTTCCATAGCAACAAAGCATAATCAACCTTACTCTAGATATGAGTTCTTGGAATTTGGAGGATATTGCAAGGTTGAAGTTAGCGAGAAGAGATCCAGGACTGTGCGTTTCGGTTTGGATGTCATGTCATCTGCAGAGGAGGAAGTCTTAATATTAACCCTAAGTGAGACTAACTCGCATACAACTTGGAATGTTTTATCCTCCTTGTTTCTGCCattcattatttctttcgtGTTGCTATATCTCTATTTACAGCTTCGAAAAAAGATGTTTCGACAAACTCTCTGTGATATGTTCGTGATTTGTCTTGGGATGTCAtggttaataacaataatggcTGTTCATATCAGTTTTTGTGTTGGTGAAGTATGTGACTTAAAAATACCCAATGCGATTGAAAGTTCCCGCGAAAGTCGTGTTCTCTCCGAAGTACAAGAGGTTCCACCGTTTGTGTTATTCACATCTCTACCTCTAGCAGGCGCGGAAATACTAAGACACATGTTTAAAAACTCTTCGAATTTCTTCAATGTAGAGGTTGGGAGAGGTGCAAAGTTTTTGGATCCGTGTTCTACTTTTCATCGTTTTCACCATTCGTCTGAAACGCTTCGGGATCGAAAATGGTTTCGTGGTCTTGCTAAAGACCCGAAACGAGTTTTACCAAAATTACCCCATAAGCTTCACAAGGCTCTTCCAGTTGTCCGACTGTCGGATCCCGCGTGGGGTTTGAAGTTTTCGTGGTTATCAAAGATCGTGGAGGAGAGAATGCGTGCCATAGTCGTGGTTAGGGACCCGAGAGGGTGGGTGAACGCGTGGCTTCGAGAAATTCGCGTGGATACTGAACTTCGCGCTGCTGTCCACGCCGCCTTTGATACAGTTAAGAATCTCAAGTGCTCAGAGAGGAATATGTCAAATTTTGCCCCTGAATTCTTTGAAATGCAGCAAGCACTCAAGGATCATAGCGataaaaacgacaaaaacacCCTCGTGCAATTTCTTGCCCATCTCTGGGCCGCGCAGACGCAAGCGATTCTGCGTGCCAACGCGCACTTTCAAATGGGAGGCATACGCTTTGTTCAATTAGAGGATTTGGTCCTAAAACCTCGCAAAACCGCAGAGGAACTTTCTCGCTTTGTAGGTGTGCCGCTTTCGCCAGCTACTGAACATCGTCTACTTACAGTCGTTCGGACTGAGCAATTTGGTTTGGGTTCCTCGAGGGAATTGATCGGCTCCAGAATGGTCACGGCCTGGGAACAAGAACTGAGTGCTGAAAACATCGTGAGAATTGAGGAAATTTGCTCTgaagtaatgaaaaaagttCGATATGATTTACCAGATTAG